From the Streptococcus sp. 29887 genome, one window contains:
- the pstC gene encoding phosphate ABC transporter permease subunit PstC encodes MKNEQLAKELSSPSKNSRLEKFGKVITFLCLSLIVFIVAMILIFVAQRGLSTFFVDGVSITDFLFGSKWEPSSKIFGALPMISGSFIVTILSAIVATPIAIGAAVFMTEISPKRGAKILQPVIELLVGIPSVVYGFIGLQVVVPFVRSIFGGTGFGILSGVFVLFVMILPTVTFMTVDSLRAVPRHYREASLAMGATRWQTIWRVILNAAKPGIFTAVIFGMARAFGEALAIQMVVGNSAVIPTSLTTPAATLTSVLTMGIGNTVMGTVQNNVLWSLALVLLLMSLIFNMIMKFITREGKKNYAR; translated from the coding sequence ATGAAAAACGAACAACTAGCTAAAGAATTATCTTCTCCGTCTAAGAACTCTCGCTTGGAGAAGTTTGGTAAGGTTATTACCTTCCTTTGCCTATCGCTGATTGTCTTTATCGTTGCCATGATTTTGATTTTCGTTGCGCAACGTGGTTTATCGACTTTCTTTGTGGATGGTGTAAGCATCACTGATTTCTTGTTTGGGAGCAAGTGGGAACCAAGCTCGAAAATATTTGGTGCTCTTCCGATGATTTCAGGTTCTTTCATCGTTACGATTTTGTCAGCTATCGTAGCAACACCAATTGCTATCGGTGCAGCAGTTTTCATGACAGAAATTTCACCTAAGCGTGGTGCTAAGATCTTGCAACCTGTTATCGAGCTTCTAGTCGGAATTCCGTCAGTAGTATATGGTTTCATTGGTTTGCAAGTGGTTGTGCCTTTTGTACGCTCAATCTTCGGTGGTACTGGTTTTGGTATCTTGTCAGGGGTATTTGTCCTCTTTGTCATGATTTTACCAACAGTAACCTTTATGACGGTCGATAGTTTGCGTGCGGTGCCTCGTCACTACCGTGAAGCAAGTTTGGCAATGGGTGCAACTCGTTGGCAGACAATTTGGCGCGTTATCTTGAATGCCGCTAAACCAGGTATTTTCACGGCCGTAATCTTCGGAATGGCGCGTGCCTTCGGTGAAGCCTTGGCGATTCAGATGGTAGTTGGTAACTCAGCGGTTATCCCAACTTCTCTCACAACGCCTGCAGCGACCTTGACTTCTGTATTGACTATGGGTATTGGTAATACGGTTATGGGAACAGTTCAAAACAATGTTCTTTGGTCCTTGGCCCTTGTCTTGCTCTTGATGAGCCTTATCTTTAACATGATTATGAAATTTATTACGAGAGAGGGTAAGAAAAACTATGCACGCTAA
- the pstA gene encoding phosphate ABC transporter permease PstA, which yields MHAKKFDKLATGILYSIATVIVVILTSLILYILLRGLPHVDWHFLTSKSSSYKAGGGIGIQLYNSFFLLVVTLLISVPLSTGAGIYLAEYAKKGPLTNFIRTCIEILSSLPSVVVGLFGYLIFVVQFEYGFSILSGALALTVFNLPQMTRNVEDSLRHVHHTQREAGLALGLSRWETVLHVVIPEALPGIVTGIVLASGRIFGEAAALIYTAGQSAPALDWSNWNPLSVTSPISIFRQSETLAVHIWKVNSEGTIPDATQVSAGSAAILLVFILIFNLSARYIGKKLHAKMTSAA from the coding sequence ATGCACGCTAAAAAATTCGATAAATTGGCGACTGGTATTCTTTACTCCATCGCTACGGTGATTGTTGTTATTTTGACATCACTTATTCTCTATATCTTGCTCCGTGGTTTGCCACATGTTGACTGGCATTTCTTGACCAGCAAATCATCTTCATATAAAGCTGGTGGTGGTATCGGAATTCAGCTCTACAACTCATTCTTCCTATTGGTTGTGACGCTCTTGATTTCTGTTCCCTTGTCAACAGGTGCAGGCATTTACTTGGCAGAATATGCAAAGAAAGGTCCTTTGACAAACTTCATCCGTACCTGTATTGAGATTTTGTCATCTCTCCCATCAGTGGTTGTAGGTTTGTTTGGTTACTTGATTTTCGTAGTGCAGTTTGAGTATGGTTTCTCCATCTTGTCAGGAGCTTTGGCTCTTACAGTATTTAACCTGCCACAGATGACCCGTAACGTTGAGGATAGTCTTCGTCACGTTCACCATACGCAACGTGAAGCTGGTTTGGCCCTTGGTTTATCACGTTGGGAAACAGTACTTCACGTTGTTATTCCAGAAGCACTGCCTGGTATTGTTACTGGTATCGTCTTGGCATCTGGTCGTATCTTTGGTGAAGCAGCTGCCCTCATCTATACAGCAGGTCAATCAGCACCAGCCCTTGACTGGTCAAACTGGAATCCATTGAGTGTTACGAGTCCGATTTCTATCTTCCGTCAATCTGAAACCCTTGCAGTTCACATTTGGAAGGTAAACAGCGAAGGGACTATCCCAGATGCAACTCAAGTGTCAGCTGGTTCAGCAGCCATCCTCTTGGTATTCATCTTGATTTTCAACCTTTCAGCTCGTTATATCGGTAAGAAACTTCATGCGAAAATGACTTCAGCAGCTTAG
- the pstB gene encoding phosphate ABC transporter ATP-binding protein PstB, translated as MADYNWNERHIITFPDENIALSTKDVHVYYGKNEAIKGIDMQFEKNKITALIGPSGCGKSTYLRSLNRMNDTIDIAKVTGQILYEGIDINRPDMNVYEIRKHIGMVFQRPNPFAKSIYRNITFAHERAGVKDKKVLDEIVETSLKQAALWDQVKDDLHKSAFTLSGGQQQRLCIARAISVKPQILLMDEPASALDPIATMQLEETMFELKKDYTIIIVTHNMQQAARASDYTAFFYLGDLIEYDKTANIFQNAKLKSTNDYVSGHFG; from the coding sequence ATGGCAGATTATAACTGGAATGAACGCCATATCATTACTTTCCCAGATGAAAATATTGCCCTTTCGACAAAAGATGTTCATGTTTACTATGGTAAAAATGAAGCCATCAAGGGCATTGATATGCAGTTCGAAAAAAATAAAATTACAGCCTTGATTGGTCCATCAGGTTGTGGTAAATCAACCTATCTTCGCAGTCTAAACCGTATGAATGATACGATTGACATTGCTAAGGTAACAGGCCAAATCCTTTATGAAGGTATTGATATCAACAGACCAGACATGAACGTTTACGAAATTCGTAAGCATATCGGCATGGTATTTCAACGTCCAAACCCATTTGCAAAATCAATTTATCGCAACATCACCTTTGCCCATGAGCGTGCGGGTGTGAAAGATAAAAAAGTTTTGGATGAGATCGTTGAAACTTCTCTTAAACAAGCAGCCCTCTGGGATCAGGTAAAAGACGACTTGCATAAGTCAGCCTTTACCTTGTCGGGTGGACAACAGCAACGTTTGTGTATCGCACGTGCGATTTCTGTGAAACCACAAATCTTGCTTATGGATGAACCTGCTTCAGCCTTGGACCCAATAGCAACCATGCAATTAGAAGAAACCATGTTTGAGTTGAAGAAAGACTACACCATAATCATCGTAACGCACAACATGCAACAGGCAGCCCGTGCAAGTGATTACACAGCTTTCTTCTATCTTGGCGACTTGATTGAGTACGACAAGACAGCGAATATCTTCCAAAATGCAAAACTCAAGTCAACTAACGACTACGTTTCAGGACACTTTGGATAG